CCGCATTTGGTTACAGACACTACATGGATGTCATGTTTGGTAATGATACTTGTGCTTTTGTCACATGACCATACTTCTTGTACTATCTAGTATAGTCACTTAAAGTAGAAATGTCTATGTGTTATTTCAAGATCAACTTTAAGCTTTAACATATCATTTGACCTGAATCTGAAATGACCCCTTTCATTGACTACTTCCGGAGCTTGAACACAATGCATAATTACGTCAGTTGGTTCCTGTGAACAATCTTCTTTATCAGGCCAGATGTACACTTTGCCCGACTTCTTCATGTATTTCAGTCGGACATCTGTATCAAATACACCCATTATTTCTGCTATATACACACAGAGAGGTCCCTTCTTTGGCTTAAGCCCAACAGCTACAAAGTCACCAGGGTTGTATTTTTGGGATCCTGTTGGTTTTACCATCTCAGCTGGTTCTTCATGAACTTTACTCTTCTGGGGTTCTATTGCTTTCTCTCTCTCTCAGTTGGTACTTCCTGAACTTTACTCTTCTTTTCTGCAGTGTTTTGCTTTCCTGTCGACTTTCTCTTCTTTGGAAGCTTTTCTGATGTTTCTTTGTTCTGTTCATTTTGCTTGCTCGTCTGTTTTCTTTCCTGGCTTGAATTGTCTCTGATAATTACTAACTTCCGTGCCTCCCAGGCATTAATATGTTCGCAGAAGTACTTTTTCATTTCCTCACACTTTTTCTTTCTAAGTTCTTGTTGAATGATTGGATCAGAGAGAGCTTGCTGCCGTTTTCGTAGTCTTGCCTCCTGTCTCCTTTCCCTATCGACTTTTTTCAGCTCAtcatattttgctttgttttctCTCTGCTTTTTCCTCCATGCTTGTACTTTGAGCCTAGTCTTCTCCCTTCTGTCTTTCACTTTCTGCTCATCTTTGCTTGGTTGAACTGTGCttcctgaaaaaagaaacaactgtgTTTTGATTTCTGCAAGCTAATGTGTTTATGTATGAAAATgcaaatttagatattttaaagcaTATTGCTCATGTGTCCTCTTCAATGTATTTATAAGCAAAGAAACTGAAAACCAGCTGTTTCTTTAAGTTAGGTGTCTGATAAAGAAACATGTAGCTTCAGACTGTGTATTTGGTCAATATTTAAGCTTTTAAACTGATTTCACAAGCTCTTCAATGTCATATAGAATAGTCCGTTTAATGCATAGGCTGTGTAGTGTCTGTAACCACTTGAACACAAGAACTAGAAATCCTATATTTTGTCAGACCTCATGAAATTGTCATAATTTTGTTGCCTGAATTTACTGATCTCATAATAGTTATTGCAAAAACACTCTATTTACAGTGTGTATTTAAAGAGATTTATTGGAAATTGTGCCAGTTGTAAGAAATCTTGGAAATATAACACTTTTatctacattatttattttaaaatttagccTGGAATGTCCCAGTAGTGTGCCTTATACAACAATATTGTAAAAGGAAACACATTAACTTTTCATTTCATACTCATATGAGGGAAATGGTCATTCACTAAAAATAAGGGGATATTGGTTACAGACACTACAGATTATAGTGTAGCATTGTCAGAACAATAGGAACATACCTGAGTCATCACCAGggcttttttcatgttttctccCCATTTCCTAGGGTCGTACCATGGTAAGGAACACAAAAAGCAAGTGTTAAACTTTTCTGGATAAATATACAGGTTACATTGTGCTTCAGTGAATAATTCTGAAAAACAATGCCACAAAGATGATGCAATGTTTCATTATACAAGAGTCATTGCATCATATTTTTGCACTTAACTCAGTAGTTCAATGTATGATGCAACATTGCACCATAAAAGAAGGAACTTTCTatactgtaaaacaaaataatagtgACAAAaagaacagtgatttttttctttcatttccttACCTCTTTGTGTAGTGTCTGTAACTTTTTCAAAGTAGTAATTTTCAATGATGTTAATTGATAGAACTATGATTTTTGGCAAACCTGGACATTACATGACTACACATTAGCCAATGTAGGATTTATACTCTTGTATtgagaaacaatgaaaatattgcaacataaacttttaatgGTTACAGACACTacagtattttaaatttaagtattttgcaAAGAACTGTTGTTCATGCCTAAACCTGTACTAGCCCagaattattaatgttttttataCTTACCATAACAAATAACTGTTAGGTTAATGTCAATGAAAgtttaatttacttttattttctacCAATTATTGGGTTATAACAATGAGCATATGTTTGatttttaactgtttaaacaAACCATTGCTGATTGTATTTTACTCATAAAATCCATAATTTATGAccgatttcaaaaattaaatcagCAAAACGTGCGGGACAGATGTCTGTATAAGTCCGTATCAATTGATGTACCATTACTTATTGAAATTTAGGGTATTCTTCATTctcttgataattttttttcaagtggGACTGCATAACGCtaaaaaatagccaattttggagcATATTTCCAAACATATCTCAAGAACGGGTAGTACTAGCCtcttgaaattttcagaaaagtGAGATAGGCAACTTCTAGTCTGGTCAATCTTTAAAATCTGTCCctatcttatatattttttctgtgccattgatataacataaaaaaaagcTAATCAGCACCAATACCGTGTTTCAGCcgtatgttcacttttacctctgatggccagaaaatagcaatcagtagcctataaatatgcagtttttgaaaaaaaaatacactcaaaacagtgaaaatgtgatatttttgggttttatcctcattttcaacaaaattgcaattaatttgtcattttctatcaaattctaatcaaactagcccattcccaccatcatctggccagatttcattttttaccaatgtcatcttataggttataacacactaaatagttgttgttctttattctatataaatttccaatgaccgcagcacacatcagtacccatttaaaatttctgtaacttacattttcttgaagaatattgtgggggtcatatttgatgcaagaaaaataatatcagtcaaacacacaaactgcaaaatcagctaaaaaatgagaccccaaattatactggtggtgtatgatctaagtttccatgaacaattttgtcatgttgttatttcattatgaaaatgctacctacatgtcaagcatagatctgtcatgtgattttagcaaaaaaaaatgcaaagaaaataaggaaaatagctctacagagcaaaaaaactgaggactatttgtatccgccattatgcgactaccatttttttcgcgccattttttatttagtgtctgtatgcctattagtgatctaataccttaataaaaGGTTTATCTTCTCAGTGCACACCTGATCCGTGTCCCAATTActacaaaatctaggtcaaaacccatgttattcagctaacgccgaaagCCTGCGAAGGAATACATGACTTTGACTGGTGAAAACCACCGCAATAAGCAccctgctcgcacgtaattatgCCATCTGCTAACACTTACGTTGAGACTCGGCGCTGTATCTGCAGATTCGTCAAATATAGAGACAAAGACGATTATAATATTTGGTGCAAAAGGAACTGGAAGGATTGCGGTGGTTGATGgtatcatgaattatgccctttcTGTTCACTGGAACGATTACTTTCGATTTACAGTGGAAAACAAGGTATACATATTCTTTTTCATAACttattttcatacaaatgtacAAGAGTAGCTTACAATAATATGCGTAATATaccaaaaaaaacatgtatatgatTACCCGATAACGGAGAAGACGCTTTCCGCCTATTCTCAGGgggtttattaaaattttaagcgATAGCCAAAGGTTAGTTAACACAAAATGGCCGAAACaggtgaaagtgaaagtaggttattacacagtttacattttttttatctcacttttgctaatttaaagaatattaaGGCGTCCGTACATCGTGTGACGCCTACATTGGAGAGTATGTAACAAGTTACAACAACGCACAATGAAGCGTGttaaaaagaattattaaatGCATAAGTCGTTGTGTTTGTAAAAAGCACGTGGACACGACAtctgaaatcatgaaaaattaccGTTAATATATTATAATTTAGTGAAGAAATGCTGCAAACATGCTACAAGACAAAATGAATCGAAAAACCTGATACTCACTTGTGGATTATATCAAGAAAACACATACACAAAGTTGAGTTGTAAGAATGATAAGCAAATAATTTCCATTTCAGCACATTTCTGATAATATCGTTTACCGTTCGCAAAACTGATGCAGAATTTATATAAAGCAAACTAGCGCCCGTACTTATTCGTCCATCTCTGATCCATACGTAGATGTTAATAGTTACGTGTAGTGAAAAGTAAGTACAAAATTAAGAAACAATGGCTAGGCTATCAGCCCGCGAAACTGttgcatatatttatttaattgtatACCAATCGGACTGCATTCATATCTATTCTTTATATTTATGGCCACTCATTCAGTGGCTTTTCAAACTAAAagcgtcttttcatattgaatttttaacgACTGTAAAATGCGAGACTTCAATGCGGAATGCGGAAAGTCAAATtgtattattctatttatcatatGTAAGTTTTTTCTGccgaaaaattaaaaagaaaagatatatttGTTTAGCTGTTtaactatataaacaagtcagtttcgACCAACGTTTCATAAACTTAAATGACGTCGACGTGAAagg
This DNA window, taken from Mercenaria mercenaria strain notata unplaced genomic scaffold, MADL_Memer_1 contig_1055, whole genome shotgun sequence, encodes the following:
- the LOC128551400 gene encoding uncharacterized protein LOC128551400 — translated: MGRKHEKSPGDDSGSTVQPSKDEQKVKDRREKTRLKVQAWRKKQRENKAKYDELKKVDRERRQEARLRKRQQALSDPIIQQELRKKKCEEMKKYFCEHINAWEARKLVIIRDNSSQERKQTSKQNEQNKETSEKLPKKRKSTGKQNTAEKKSKVQEVPTERERKQ